One stretch of Schizosaccharomyces pombe strain 972h- genome assembly, chromosome: III DNA includes these proteins:
- the rec7 gene encoding meiotic recombination protein Rec7, whose amino-acid sequence MNIFPIVKYSVAEDSYTTDSSHINWSHYSDGGFTLSLTSGLLQIRQHEELIQSINLLDLWHQLIPGTKEKCLTLLSRAPCMNIRAFTNNVMKRFQVKFPSDVHYMKAKVEFEKLGLVFKDAKSSSEKKQFNNSQSQSNNSQELSLMNNAYNKSSAQQPNLLLQPSYIPMTQTATTAVNNSTNYVNPAPLQHVMPNAEIFSNTPPLKRFRGDAGMTQMPLRSDTSIESITASQQPTWDENVVITSSPFNPNRNAYSYGANSQYPIIAATPLNSQTQASWVAQPENQAYANLIPSPPTTSQILPTELTEEEKQLRSKVLFYLKQDSFIQLCQSLERVWNKM is encoded by the exons aTGAACATTTTCCCAATTGTTAAGTACTCTGTAGCTGAGGATTCGTATACTACAGATTCCTCCCATATCAACTGGTCACATTATTCAGATGGAGGTTTTACACTCTCATTAACGTCTGGATTGCTTCAAATTCGTCAACACGAAGAATTAATT CAAAGTATAAACTTGTTAGATCTCTGGCACCAATTGATACCGGGAACGAAGGAAAAATGTCTAACTCTGCTTTCACGCGCTCCGTGTATGAATATTCGTGCTTTCACTAATAAT gTGATGAAAAGATTTCAAGTGAAATTCCCATCTGACGTGCATTATATGAAAGCCAAAGTTGAATTTGAGAAGCTAGGCCTGGTGTTCAAAGATGCAAAGTCTTCCTCTGAGAAGAAGCAATTCAATAACTCCCAAAGTCAATCTAATAACTCACAGGAACTTTCGTTGATGAACAATGCATATAACAAGTCATCGGCGCAACAGCCAAATCTTTTATTACAACCGAGTTATATCCCCATGACCCAAACAGCAACAACTGCTGTGAACAATAGCACAAACTATGTCAATCCAGCACCACTGCAGCATGTCATGCCAAATGCTGAAATCTTCTCCAATACACCACCGCTTAAGCGATTCCGCGGGGATGCGGGCATGACCCAAATGCCCCTTCGAAGTGATACATCAATTGAAAGTATTACTGCGTCACAACAACCCACTTGGGATGAAAACGTGGTGATAACTTCATCACCTTTTAATCCCAATCGTAATGCCTACTCTTACGGTGCAAACTCACAATACCCCATTATTGCTGCTACGCCGCTGAACTCTCAGACACAGGCTTCGTGGGTTGCTCAACCGGAGAACCAAGCATACGCAAATTTGATTCCATCACCCCCAACGACTTCACAAATCCTACCAACAGAACTTACTGAAGAGGAAAAGCAATTACGCTCCAAGGTATTATTCTATCTAAAACAAGACAGCTTCATCCAATTATGTCAAAGTTTGGAACGGGTATGGAACAAGATGTAG
- the git3 gene encoding G-protein-coupled receptor Git3, producing the protein MLHLDYTFNVSDATSTSSIIIVSRRELANLRIMVIIASAISIVFSLIAIFWRWSRRRTIREQFHIALFSVLFIRSIVQMIHPCLALSDPFFWAPKHRCFTIGFFLLVLVRMTDYWIFINILHNALLVLFPHVDTERRGLYRFRHTVFTLSFVIPLTIGGLAFTNKRNTFVNLQTRCYLPYTPVRFMFGLNWSFDYALSIAIIALQTCMFISIRRKIKRFKKYSHQQTNVFDTLNVIDSYPTAPDQVALPPFPDTNSTLTYTPSNSQSIYSSQSQPSPYSRPLLSSVHPNLPPGSQSTPANLNQSGIHFEQDFRDSPNRTNGLEDHTSFKLSSPLTSDEDGASSVLAAYGNDMQDDPLLKQRKRILSQSKFLFAYPAIFIFMWILPQIQIIVILAQPLHCSGSCKRFAFVAVFADNFVAIFIALSDFIWICYRGYTYLKERDSSKSYWDQIKELTLKWWRGKFGEEK; encoded by the coding sequence ATGCTTCATTTAGATTATACGTTTAATGTTTCCGATGCCACGAGTACGAGTTCCATCATCATTGTCTCTCGCAGAGAGTTAGCTAACCTGAGAATCATGGTCATTATAGCTTCAGCCATATCTATCGTTTTCAGCTTAATTGCTATCTTCTGGCGATGGTCTCGTCGGCGAACAATACGTGAACAATTTCATATCGCTCTTTTTTCTGTATTGTTTATTCGTTCCATTGTGCAAATGATTCATCCATGTCTAGCATTAAGCgatccttttttttgggcTCCAAAACATCGATGCTTTACAAttggattttttcttttggtaCTTGTTCGGATGACTGATTATTGGATTTTTATCAACATATTGCATAATGCTCTTTTGGTGCTTTTCCCCCATGTTGATACTGAACGAAGGGGTCTATATCGTTTTCGGCATACTGTGTTTACACTGTCATTTGTAATTCCTTTAACTATTGGCGGACTTGCTTTTAccaataaaagaaatacatTTGTCAATTTACAAACCCGATGCTACCTTCCCTATACCCCTGTACGATTCATGTTTGGTTTGAATTGGTCATTTGATTATGCGCTAAGTATTGCAATTATTGCTTTACAAACTTGCATGTTCATCTCGATCAGAAGGAAAATCAAACGTTTCAAGAAATACTCACATCAACAAACAAATGTGTTTGATACTTTAAATGTCATTGATTCGTATCCTACCGCTCCGGATCAAGTAGCTCTTCCACCATTTCCCGACACCAACAGTACTTTAACATATACTCCATCTAATTCTCAATCCATTTACTCCTCGCAGTCTCAACCTTCTCCCTATTCGAGACCGTTACTATCCTCTGTGCATCCTAATTTGCCTCCTGGTTCGCAGTCTACTCCTGCTAATCTAAATCAATCAGGAATACATTTCGAACAGGATTTTAGGGATAGTCCAAATCGCACAAATGGCCTTGAAGATCACACGAGTTTTAAACTCAGTAGTCCATTGACTAGTGACGAAGATGGTGCTTCTAGTGTTTTGGCTGCATATGGAAATGATATGCAAGATGATCCCCTCCTTAAACAACGGAAACGCATTTTAAGTCAGTCtaagtttttgtttgcttaTCCTGCaatttttatctttatGTGGATTCTCCCTCAAATACAGATTATCGTTATACTTGCCCAACCGTTGCACTGCTCTGGTTCATGCAAACGATTCGCATTTGTTGCAGTCTTTGCAGACAACTTCGTTGCCATCTTTATTGCCTTGTCAGATTTTATTTGGATTTGTTATCGTGGCTACACGTATTTGAAGGAAAGAGATTCGAGTAAAAGTTATTGGGATCAAATAAAGGAGTTGACTTTAAAATGGTGGCGGGGTAAATTTGGTGAGGAAAAATAG
- the tco89 gene encoding TORC1 subunit Tco89: protein MERPSLSRRTSSSTVSTDGEGVYSRSTKERKRNFIVNSRLKRGGGHVRVNRSGRLGSVTMRPSALTRAHSQNPNSSLVNNSSAVSHLTKQRSLNDLHELNGPKHVAKNGLIPLTQRKPNCVWDDAPVDNDSTAGNLDSDSALPTPSVTTNEAADSSRASSPVTRVVAVHDNKKKIINSNISNAPPFNNTDVQASARPPAAGQDDSAADASTTKSSPVHNEVMAEPLPHSNNREVTQATNQPKWQIHSGSDIASEPPTLSRGNSLSLLANRKVPSTNVKKSQAELYDLGSSTSRTQQKLLIQRASSKFDIVEDDMDTNPSKRFSNPHTKHIMDLVRTQYRNVLRTRELIPEFLEKIRSSYSNNQNFDSQNAFNTSAAGTAGTREETISNGQNGIVASAETSKKDDGVQSASLNASMSARSHARQRSIHVPKTRKDTDYESIHQKLLQLWSQG from the exons ATGGAACGTCCATCCCTGTCGAGAAGAACGTCCTCTTCTACAGTAAGTACAGATGGTGAAGGGGTTTACTCAAGATCTACTAAGGAGCGTAAGCGGAATTTTATTGTAAACAGTAGGCTTAAGCGTGGTGGAGGTCATGTGCGAGTCAACCGTTCAGGTAGATTGGGCAGTGTAACTATGAGACCTTCTGCTTTAACTCGAGCGCATTCTCAAAATCCAAATAGTAGTTTGGTAAACAATTCGTCCGCCGTGTCCCATCTTACTAAACAACGATCTCTCAACGACTTGCATGAACTCAATGGTCCTAAACACGTAGCCAAAAATGGATTAATACCACTAACACAAAGAAAACCAAATTGTGTTTGGGACGATGCTCCAGTTGACAATGATTCTACTGCTGGTAATTTGGATTCGGACAGTGCGCTTCCTACGCCTTCTGTCACTACGAACGAAGCGGCTGATTCTTCAAGAGCCAGCTCTCCTGTCACCAGAGTTGTTGCTGTTCATGataacaaaaagaaaatcattaattcGAATATTTCAAATGCTCCTCCCTTTAATAATACAGATGTTCAAGCTTCTGCTCGTCCACCCGCTGCCGGTCAAGACGATTCAGCTGCTGATGCTAGTACCACAAAATCGAGCCCAGTACATAATGAAGTTATGGCAGAACCTTTACCTCATTCGAATAATCGCGAAGTCACTCAGGCTACAAATCAGCCAAAATGGCAAATTCATTCGGGCTCGG ATATTGCTAGTGAACCCCCTACACTCTCTAGAGGAAATTCTTTATCGTTACTTGCAAATCGAAAAGTTCCTTCCacaaatgtaaaaaagtCGCAGGCTGAACTTTACGACCTTGGCTCTTCCACAAGTAGAACCCAGCAAAAGCTGTTGATTCAACGTGCATCTTCTAAATTTGACATAGTAGAAGATGATATGGATACAAACCCTTCTAAACGGTTTTCGAACCCTCATACAAAGCATATTATGGACTTAGTCCGTACACAATATCGGAATGTTTTGCGTACGCGTGAGTTGATCCCTGAATTCTTAGAGAAAATAAGGTCCTCCTATAGTAACAATCAGAATTTCGACTCTCAAAATGCCTTCAATACTTCTGCGGCAGGTACCGCTGGAACTAGGGAGGAGACAATTAGTAACGGACAAAACGGCATCGTCGCTTCTGCCGAGACTTCGAAGAAAGATGATGGGGTACAATCAGCTTCTCTTAATGCATCCATGAGTGCACGTAGTCATGCTAGACAGCGCTCAATACATGTGCCAAAAACCAGAAAAGACACTGATTATGAATCGATACATCAGAAATTGCTACAATTATGGTCTCAAGGGTAA
- the ssb2 gene encoding single-stranded DNA-binding protein Ssb2: MAYDAFGKPGYGPDFNSAFSPGMGGGAGFNEYDQSSQPSVDRQQGAGNKLRPVTIKQILNASQVHADAEFKIDGVEVGQVTFVGVLRNIHAQTTNTTYQIEDGTGMIEVRHWEHIDALSELATDTYVRVYGNIKIFSGKIYIASQYIRTIKDHNEVHFHFLEAIAVHLHFTQKANAVNGANAPGYGTSNALGYNNISSNGAANSLEQKLAEYSLTPAQMTVMQAIHSAPETNEGVHVRQLAQSVGPGIDLTAVTDFLQQEGIIYTTIDENHFKSVLQDQ; the protein is encoded by the exons ATGGCTTATGATGCTTTTGGCAAGCCGGGCTATGGTCCCGACTTCAATAGCGCTTTTTCTCCAGGAATGGGAGGAGGCGCTGGATTTAATGAATATGATCAATCGAGCCAGCCCAGCGTCGATAGA CAACAAGGAGCTGGAAATAAATTACGTCCTGTTACCATTAAGCAAATTCTCAATGCCTCTCAAGTTCACGCTGATGCAGAATTCAAGATAGATGGCGTTGAAGTCGGACAGGTTACTTTTGTAGGAGTTTTACGGAACATTCACGCTCAAACTACAAACACAACATATCAAATAGAAGATGGAACAGGAATGATTGAAGTAAGGCATTGGGAACACATTGATGCGCTATCTGAACTTGCTACAGACACCTATGTTCGTGTGTATGGAAacatcaaaatattttctggAAAAATTTACATTGCTTCTCAATACATCCGTACAATTAAAGACCATAATGAAGtccattttcatttccttgAAGCAATTGCTGTACACCTACATTTCACTCAGAAAGCAAATGCTGTGAACGGAGCCAACGCTCCAGGCTACGGAACTTCCAACGCACTAGGCTACAATAACATTTCTTCAAATGGTGCTGCCAACTCTCTGGAACAAAAACTAGCTGAATATTCACTAACCCCCGCACAAATGACCGTTATGCAAGCTATCCATAGTGCACCAGAGACGAATGAAGGTGTTCACGTTAGACAACTTGCTCAAAGCGTGGGTCCCGGTATAGACCTTACGGCGGTTACtgattttcttcaacaagAAGGAATCATCTACACAACAATTGATgaaaatcattttaaaagtGTTTTACAAGACCAATAA
- the tol1 gene encoding 3'(2'),5'-bisphosphate nucleotidase/inositol-1,4-bisphosphate 1-phosphatase codes for MSFDAEKQLAIAAVRRASYLTEKVFNQLIKEKSAAGALTKDDKSPVTIGDFGAQAIVISMLKDAFPNDPIVGEEDSDFLRENTQTCSRVWELVQETIQHATEYKELGQIKSAEEMMSIIDQGSYHGGRNGRMWTLDPIDGTKGFLRGAQYAICLALIENGKPVVSAIGCPNLPYDFNQPETSPKGIIMSAVRNHGCFQYSLHNEKLEPVQVHMQDVQNTKDSKFCEGVEAGHSMQGTQEEIAKYLGITRGPTKMDSQAKYASLARGDGDIYLRLPTKMTFEEKIWDHAGGSLLVEEAGGVVSDMFGKPLDFGVGRTLKNNNGVIAAYKGIFEKVIEATAAVTSKDPHFQKVAQ; via the coding sequence ATGAGCTTTGATGCCGAAAAACAATTAGCTATTGCTGCTGTGCGCAGAGCTAGCTATTTGACCGAAAAAGTGTTTAATCAACTTATCAAGGAGAAGAGTGCTGCTGGGGCACTTACTAAAGATGATAAATCACCTGTGACTATTGGCGATTTTGGTGCTCAAGCTATCGTAATCTCTATGTTAAAAGATGCATTTCCCAATGATCCAATTGTTGGCGAAGAGGATTCCGACTTTTTGAGAGAAAACACCCAAACCTGCTCTCGTGTTTGGGAATTAGTTCAAGAAACTATCCAACATGCTACTGAATACAAAGAGCTTGGTCAAATCAAGTCAGCTGAAGAAATGATGAGCATTATTGACCAAGGATCATATCACGGTGGTCGCAATGGTCGTATGTGGACTTTGGATCCCATTGATGGAACTAAAGGATTTCTACGTGGTGCCCAGTATGCTATTTGTTTAGCTTTGATTGAGAATGGAAAACCTGTGGTAAGTGCCATTGGATGCCCTAATCTTCCATATGACTTTAATCAGCCCGAGACAAGTCCCAAAGGTATCATAATGTCCGCTGTTCGTAACCATGGTTGCTTCCAGTATTCTCTCCATAACGAAAAATTAGAACCAGTTCAAGTGCACATGCAAGATGTTCAAAACACCAAggattcaaaattttgcGAAGGAGTAGAGGCTGGTCATTCAATGCAAGGAACTCAAGAAGAAATTGCAAAGTACTTAGGGATTACTCGTGGACCTACCAAGATGGATTCTCAAGCCAAATACGCTAGTCTTGCTCGTGGTGATGGTGACATCTACCTTCGTTTACCAACCAAAATGacatttgaagaaaaaatttgggaTCATGCTGGTGGTTCTCTTCTTGTTGAAGAGGCTGGTGGTGTTGTTTCTGATATGTTTGGCAAACCTTTGGACTTTGGTGTAGGAAGAACTCTTAAGAACAATAACGGTGTTATAGCCGCCTACAAAggtatttttgaaaaggtaATTGAAGCTACTGCAGCTGTAACATCTAAAGACCCTCACTTTCAAAAGGTCGCCCAATAA
- the rsm1 gene encoding zinc finger C3HC-type containing RNA export factor Rsm1, whose translation MSFPTDMETNEILDQLDKIDERNEDILLKSLKASKCTYKPWSREEFLRRLLTYRSRWAYVNDPQIGEINCCLNGWLCESNNILVCDVCRNKINLTALQQVDAENDSLNELPEKTKERLEVSLKEEHQDNCLWRLHKFPPDIYHLSVSAELVQVGRRFNSLSTRLVSTHLPEEMTLKRLEKVANKIRVDWEKEDAAVLLGIALTGWSEQVPGRLYVCNYCHRRLGVWNLQSEGQDFDVLEEHKKSCPWVIPQPFTDLLGWQQIFELLCKESIFQSTTKTMDVSQYTDYTFSLLQGLR comes from the coding sequence ATGTCATTTCCTACCGATATGGAGacaaatgaaattttggatcAGTTAGACAAAATTGACGAAAGAAATGAagatattcttttaaagtCTCTAAAAGCTTCTAAATGCACATATAAGCCCTGGAGCAGAGAAGAGTTTTTGAGACGATTGTTGACTTATAGAAGTCGGTGGGCTTATGTAAACGATCCTCAAATTGGTGAGATAAACTGCTGCCTTAATGGGTGGCTTTGTGAATCCAATAACATTTTAGTTTGCGATGTTTGTAggaataaaattaatttaactGCTTTACAGCAAGTTGATGCAGAGAACGATTCGCTTAATGAATTACCAGAAAAAACTAAGGAACGGTTGGAAGTATCTTTGAAAGAGGAACACCAAGACAATTGCTTATGGAGACTACATAAATTTCCTCCAGACATTTATCATTTATCAGTATCTGCCGAACTGGTTCAGGTCGGACGACGGTTTAACAGTCTGTCCACTCGCTTGGTATCTACGCATCTTCCTGAAGAGATGACCTTAAAACGTCTTGAAAAGGttgcaaataaaattcgTGTTGATTGGGAGAAAGAGGACGCTGCTGTTTTGCTTGGCATCGCATTGACTGGATGGAGTGAGCAAGTTCCTGGTCGTTTGTATGTGTGTAACTACTGTCACAGACGTTTGGGTGTTTGGAATTTACAAAGTGAAGGACAAGATTTCGACGTATTGGaagaacataaaaaaagctgTCCATGGGTAATCCCTCAACCCTTTACTGACTTACTTGGTTGgcaacaaatttttgaacttCTGTGCAAAGAATCCATATTCCAAAGTACAACAAAAACTATGGATGTTTCACAGTATACAGATTACACATTTAGTTTGCTCCAAGGACTTCGGTAG
- the sec1 gene encoding SNARE-binding protein Sec1, protein MTLLELQKELFLSKINSVECATKWKVLIVDTKTADIINHFITIHSLLEEKIAAVEILENPRTPNSSFEALYILHSEEKLVDCILKDEEYDKRYPGIHIVFLDMVKEPLINKLRTSRIASKIRTVQVAYLDFTSLESRYFQVHDSFSGLRLYHPSNAAIIRQELSKVAHGIFSVCVSLGISPNIRCYYPKNAPHASKTMSFILANQLSEIVEEYCSKHPGYHEAASKSTCLIVDRSLDTAAPFLHEFTYQAMIHDLLPIKNEQYPYEILGPQGTEKRTGKLDDDDLVYTTIRHMHMRDAIEKLMKDFNQFCIDNTLFLDKERATSLNDMRSMLAGLSDFQELRDQYSLHLTMAQECMNIFEKQQLNLIGAIEQDLSTGSNVEGKVPRSVLSELLPLLDEGNAEESTKIRLLLLYIIYRDGIILQDLFRLFRHSNLSTSREQIFQNLEQLGTRVIKNLTDQSSKRKEVANSLPAGEDVYELSRYVPTLKVVLENLIQDKLDPELFPYVRNTTPQTEVSMEQTSLRSSRPSWTRSRSMASKLPREKMLVFVAGGTTFSELRTCYELSDKYNKDIYIGSTVCYSPNEWLDFFSKFQQPREALKFPEDKPRHIPCLEARPSPNRIQEQPNIDVPSTRYENTSSSDAVSIHKDEKKSKGKSHKLGKLMMSSKKDKDKSKEKVPTYGTSDKKKKKRFGVF, encoded by the exons ATGACACTGCTGGAGCTCCAAAAAGAAT TGTTTCTTagcaaaattaattcaGTAGAATGTGCTACGAAG TGGAAAGTTCTAATCGTGGATACCAAAACAGCGGACATTATTAACCATTTTATCACTATTCACAGCCTTTTAGAGGAGAAAATTGCCGCTGTCGAAATTTTGGAGAATCCGCGTACCCCCAATTCGTCATTCGAAGCGTTGTATATACTTCATTCAGAGGAAAAATTAGTTGATTGCATTCTGAAAGACGAAGAATATGATAAAAGGTATCCAGGAATACATATCGTATTCCTAGACATGGTGAAGGAGCCACTAATCAATAAATTACGAACGTCTAGGATTGCCTCAAAAATTCGTACAGTCCAAGTCGCCTATTTGGATTTCACTAGTCTTGAATCAAGATATTTTCAAGTACATGATTCCTTTTCCGGACTACGCCTTTACCATCCATCTAACGCTGCAATCATTCGTCAAGAGCTTTCCAAGGTTGCGCATGGAATTTTTTCAGTTTGCGTCAGCCTTGGCATCTCCCCCAACATTCGTTGTTattatccaaaaaatgcCCCACATGCATCCAAAACGATGTCCTTCATTTTAGCAAATCAACTAAGTGAAATTGTTGAAGAATACTGTTCTAAACACCCGGGATACCATGAAGCCGCCTCAAAATCTACTTGTCTAATTGTCGATCGATCATTAGACACTGCAGCTCCTTTCTTACACGAGTTTACGTATCAAGCTATGATTCATGATCTTTTACCTATTAAGAATGAACAATATccttatgaaattttgggTCCTCAAGGTACTGAGAAACGTACTGGTAAATTggatgatgatgatttaGTTTACACGACCATTCGACATATGCACATGAGAGATGCTATTGAAAAGCTGATGAAAGATTTCAATCAATTTTGCATCGACAATACTCTGTTTCTTGATAAAGAACGTGCCACGTCCCTGAATGACATGCGTAGTATGTTGGCGGGTTTATCCGATTTTCAAGAGCTCAGAGATCAATATTCATTACATCTAACAATGGCTCAGGAATGcatgaatatttttgaaaaacagCAATTAAACTTGATCGGTGCTATTGAACAAGACCTTTCTACTGGCAGCAACGTTGAAGGCAAAGTCCCCCGAAGTGTACTTTCTGAACTGCTACCCCTATTGGATGAAGGTAATGCAGAAGAGAGTACCAAAATTCgccttcttcttttatacATTATATATCGTGATGGAATCATTTTGCAGGACCTATTTCGACTTTTCCGTCATAGCAATCTATCAACCTCTCGAGaacaaatatttcaaaaccTAGAGCAGCTTGGAACAAGGGTGATTAAAAACTTGACTGATCAAAGCAGCAAGAGAAAAGAGGTTGCAAATTCTCTTCCCGCAGGTGAAGATGTTTATGAACTTTCAAGATATGTTCCCACTTTAAAGGTAGTCTTGGAAAATCTTATCCAAGATAAGTTGGATCCAGAGCTTTTTCCGTACGTCCGAAATACCACTCCCCAGACAGAAGTAAGTATGGAACAGACCTCTCTACGTAGTTCCCGACCATCTTGGACTCGATCTCGTTCAATGGCTTCCAAATTACCGCGAGAAAAAATGCTCGTTTTTGTTGCGGGAGGCACTACTTTCAGTGAATTACGAACCTGTTATGAACTTTCCGATAAATATAACAAAGACATTTATATTGGGAGTACAGTATGTTATTCTCCAAATGAATGGTTGGACTTTTTCTCAAAGTTCCAACAACCAAGAGAGGCATTAAAATTTCCTGAAGATAAACCCAGGCATATACCATGCTTAGAGGCTCGCCCTAGTCCTAATAGAATACAAGAACAGCCAAACATTGATGTACCTTCGACTAGATATGAAAATACATCATCTTCCGACGCTGTTTCAATTcataaagatgaaaagaaaagtaaaggAAAGTCACATAAGCTAGGAAAGCTAATGATGAGCTCAAAGAAAGACAAAGACAaatctaaagaaaaagtacCCACTTACGGAACCAGtgataaaaagaaaaagaagcgTTTTGGTGTTTTCTAG